From the Engraulis encrasicolus isolate BLACKSEA-1 chromosome 18, IST_EnEncr_1.0, whole genome shotgun sequence genome, the window AGAGTTGCTTGCTGCAGGGTGCACATGAGTCAGAGGGATCTGGGTCAGAACTCACATTCTGCAAGAACGTGACACGCGtgtgcatcagagagagagagagagagagagagagagagagagagagagagagagagagagagagagagagagagagagagagatcaaaacaTCATGTGCACATGGGCTACAGCTCGGtggatttttttaaatgtgctgTTAGAAATGATTTAACAATTGAATGTTAATGGATGTTCATGTGTATTTTGTGATTTATGACTTTAGGAATTGTGTTGACAATATCGactgaatagaaaaaaaaaactacatcaGTCTACAATGTCTGTCTGGTTGTATGCTAGCAGCGTCTGTGATTACAACACTGTATCATTCTGTCAACAAATAATGTTTTTAggatttagtaaaaaaaaaaaatcgatggGTTAAAACAgtggttcacaaccttttttgaacaaatgcccccttggcctcatcacaagcctaccaacgcccccttgacctcttaATAagcctgtatccttctcaacgccccctaacgcccccgttgagaaacactaggttaaAACAACAAGCCACAAAGGACATTATAATTTCTGCTGCTCAGAATCCTGGTGAAGGGGTGAAAGAAAACGTCTTAACTTACATTTACAACTTTATCCACAAAGTTGGCCTGTGACAATAGCAGGCTCATAAAACATATGGATCTGTTTATAGGCCTATACTCAATTATTTAAGTGTCCACACTGGACCTAGTCCTTTAATTAAAGCAAATGTATCTCATTGACTTCAAGCATAGATCACCAGACTACTGTTATACTGTTATCATGCACTAAGTGCTGTGTGTTCTAAGGTTTCAATCAGCAGTTACATGTAATAGGAACACACTGGCCCCATAGTAGGAATACTGGCTATGCATATTCGATGTGTgtacaggaggacacacacacacacacacacacacacacacacacacacacacacacacacacacgcaaacgcacacacacgcaaacgcacacgcacacgcacgagggcatgcacgcatgcaaaacgcacacacacacatacagttgaggacgatattattagcccccctcctgaaattagacatatctcttcattgatcattgagaatgatcattattaataaatgtatgttattctggaaacgaatacaccatggagatagtatccaataagttaaatttggacttttccattttcacaatgagtttaaacaaaaaagtgtaaaaatggcaaggacaaaattattagcccccttatcattaatagtcaatacagtgccatttatgaaaaaaaaatgacaccaggcactttgattagttgttaactatgttggcacatgtcctaccagggattttggcccattttttcattgcaaatagttaagctggtccaaattgcatggatgttgagggtggacattcattttcagcactcttcaaatactatctaaaggattgaggtctgaaccactccatgaccatggttttagtatccttgaattATTGTGGATGCAAGTTTTgcgttattatcttattgaaagatccagtgaagatcttagctccctctatgagcatatttttgcaaggtcactttccacattctatcataattttcagtttttatggtgccgtacacccaaacaaggtttcctgtggctgaggctgccacagaatgatgcatccaccaccatgtttaattgtggaaaccatcttataacgattcaaggcctatccctttcttcacctgacagaagcagaatccatgcatcaaagcaggtgcaattgaatatcatcagatgaaagcagagacgttcaaaactcatttttgactttcaaatgttcacaggcaaagctcaataacactctgataggcactgcctttagtaaaggggttcttctgtgatgatggccccaaagcccaatatgatgacaagccctaacaactgtctttcttgggggggaaaaaacctccaggtgaggccaggtcaataacaatcatctaggcaggtgtccaatgcgtctttggtctaatgaggctaagcagtttccacagttacacatagtgatggggcatcaagtttagtctgttattcagcctcagacacagggagtctgggtctgaatctggattgctgggtcttccaacaacattgtaacccaaagcatacatttagattagttcagaggttcttcaaggacactaaaaccatgatattggaatcacccgttcatagtccagtcctcaatcccactgagagtctgtggttaatgtctatgctcagcatccatgcgatttggaccagctagaacactttgcagtgaagaaatgggccaaaatccctagtggggcatgtgccaacctaggtagcaacttatcagagcctgttgtcagttttggttcataaatggcaccatattgactattaatgatcagggggctaatcattttgtccttgtcatttttgcccttttttgtttaaactcatcgtaacaatagaaaaatccaaattcaactcattgaacattatctccatcagtgtatttgtttctagaataacagaaacggttaataatggtcattcttcaagataaatgtctaatttcaggaggggggctattaatatcgtcctcaactgtacacatacacacaagtgcatgcacgcacgcacgcacacacatcatgatgctcattattatcatcatcacagACACATCTGTTAAGGTACAGAAATATCCACACGACAAGTTACATAAATCATTTGGCCCACATGAACGACTTCACCCAGTTCACAGCACAGGCCAGAGGAGGACAAATGGGCATAACAAATAATTCATAAAGAGTACACAGTTCAGAAATGCTTGGTACAGTTGTTACAAAAATATATTCTGCCATTGACAATCAACATGTCAGactaaattaaaaataaataaataaaagcctcTTGAACAGATTGCTGACGACACACACATGATCAAGTCTTCTCATGTTTATTTTCTGAGAACCAACTTGGAACAGTTGTTACAAAAATGTGTATATTCAGCTGACAATCATCATGtccaacaatttaaaaaaaaaaaaaaagcctcttGGGCAGATTGCTTCCTTTTTTGCTGACAAGACAACACGCGTGACCAAGTCATCTCATGTTCATTTTCTGAGAACCCAAGACACCATATCATTTTCCTCCTCTTGCAGACACACCTACCCCTTACACCTGTGTGAGCAGCTAAATGAGCGCACCTACCTACCCATGCTCACGTTCGGcccctccaactcctcctccaccgccttcACCCTGCTGCCCGCCCTGCCTCTGGAGCAGGAGGAGCCCACCCCGGCAGGCGAGCGGGCAGGCTCTCAGGGCCGGGAGGTGCCCGTGCACCGGGAGCTGTGGTTCATGGTGGTGATGGCGGGGGTGGCCCTGGTGCTGCTGGGCATCGCCCTGGGCCTGTTGCTGCACCGCACTGTCAGTCGCCAGCAGCCCCCCCTGGAGAGGGTGCGGCCCCCCCTGGAGTCCCTGCCCCTGGAGAAGAGGGGGCCCAAGGCCGTGTCCACACCCAGCAACTCCTACCTGGTAATGGGACTCATTCTTAACTATTgaattatcgattcattcatgAATTAGTTTATTGACCTTATCTGTCCACTTACGATTAAATGATAAGTGGTGTTTTTCCccatacccccccaaaaaaaaataaaaaaaaataaatccagACATTAAAAATAGGATAAAATGATAAAATTAATAATTTCTTATTATAttctttgacaaaatatgtactgTACCTGAATCCAAATGATGTCTTCATCTTTTCAGTTTGACACAGTGCCAGACACCACGGCCGCCTCCAACTTTGTGACCCTCAAAGGCTTCACCCTTCATCGTGAGGTCAGACTCTCAGCGGTTCACCTGCCCCTTCAAGcactttcattacattacattacatttggcagacactttataaccaaagcgactttcaaaagaggacataatcatagccaacatcactagcaaatacaaagtgcacaggaaatatacagaacaacaagcaaagaaaccagcctaaatgtgagattggatgtgtaattcagcgggtggcgctggtttactaagCGAATTGAAATACCCAagttggaatatgtggaactggattatAGCTTCTGAGTCCAGATTGCCCATCACTGGATATAATGTACAATTTTCAATAATGATCATGTTTGTTTGGGGATGGTCCTTTAACAACATACTGGAGGACAACTCACAACGTTGCACACTGAATCAGTTATCATGATCATCTAGGAGAAATCTGGCAAATTGACTGAGCAGTTAATTATCTGAACTTTTCTGCCTGATAAATGAGATTATCTGTGGAATGACCTATTGCTTGAGTAGGGCCTACATGTAGGAGTAAAGGGCAGTACCTGTGCCTTCTCTAAAGTAGATTCATCTTCAATATTAATATTTGACTGTTGTTCttgacatacagtagcctacgtacTTTGAGCATGATTTAATGTAGCCTTGTTCAACTCCAGGAAATGGTCGACAGAAAAGTTGTGGAGGAAGAAGGTGGCATTGTCACTGTGTCCAGCCTGCATCTTTCGACACTCAACGCCCAGTCCCCAAATTCCTTGCACAGAAGCATCAGCGAGGTCATAGACACGAAAAgccaggaggaggggaaggaagagcCATGGGAACGCCAAAAGCGATATGACAGTGGAATGGTGAGTCATATTAAAACTAGTCCCTGTCGTCGCTGAACATTTTAGAGACAGCgcctcaggattgtacaggtagctgttaatacctgctgggcattgctgcctgtcgcacctcctccggtgtcCATGGAGGTCAATGTAGTTAGGAGGACCTGGACCTGAGCAGCAGAAAAAGGCTTTTGATTATATTTAAAATGTTAATGACCATATCAGAGAGTTTCTATAGAGGGACCAGCTGTGACCATATGTCTAGCTTTCAGATTTGAAGGCAGATGTGATGATGGGGTGCTCTAGTAGTACGCCTACATGGTTGTGATTGCTGTATAAAATATTGATCTAAAGGTTGGGCCTGCCTTCCCCCTTTGACCTTCGATTTCGTGAACTCAAGTTTCAGAGCACGTTTTCACcacttacagtgagtccaatatgtatttgatcccttgctgattttgttggtttgcctactaacaaagacatgatcagtcaataaatgttatgataatatgtattctaatatggagagacagaatatcaaaaagaaaatccagaaattaactgaagagaatatatattaatttatttccatttcatcgagcaaaataagtatttgatcccctgccaactgattacagttccgggcccacagaccagatgggcacttccgatcaacttgtcatctgaattaaagacacctgtgcatactaacatgcataaaagacacattgaatcagcagaatcagtccatagtatgagtgaatcagtcacactccaacctcaccagcatgggaaagaccaaagagtgttcaaatgatatcagggacacgattttagacctgaacaaagattaaatgggctgcaaagcctcaagaaagagactgggtattaatttcccagctgttgatgcatttcttccaaaatgtgaggaatacaaaatgactatccatcagcctgtctggggttctatacaagatttgaccttttgtaggtttttgataatcatgagaacagaaagaaatcaccctagagctttacggtatgaactaggcaatgatatcaaagctactgaccaaaatcactgagaaaactactggtagcacttaatgccacagaggtttaaaatcctgtagtgcacacatggtacctttacttcagaaggaacctgtgcagtcccacttgaggtttgccaacggacatcagactgatttcggatatgataaggaggtgctgtagtcagatgaaaccaaaatcaagctgtttggcattatcacaattcaatgtgttttgagaaagagtactactgtctatgatcccaagaacaccctcctcaccatcatgcatgaaagtggtatcattatggtttgagggtgtgtgtgtggccaaggcacaggacaacttcacatcgtcaacgaatggatggagggagacatgtaatgtgcaatcctgagtgcaaacgtccttccctctaccactacactgaagggtgggccatttttggatctcccaacatgacaataatacacaacatacagtcaaagcaacgaaggagtggctcaataagaagcatattaaagtagtgaagtggcctagacagtctccaaatattaaccctatagtaattctatggagagaactgaacctcccatttgccaagctacagcgacaaactattaatgttttagagataatctgcaaagaaaaatgggcaaaaatattttctactatatgcacaaacattgtcatcaactaaaagaagcatctgacctcagtgctagacaattagggctttgccacaaagcactttatcttctttagctagaggggtcaaatacttatttgcctaaattacatacaaataaattgaaatatattattttaagttattttctggaatttatttttgatattctgtctctccatgtttgaatacatattataataaatttatagactgatcatgtctttattagtgggcaaaccggcaaaatcagcaagggatcaaatacatattggactcactgtacatacaaCTTGCTTGTCTTATACTATGCATGTCTTGCACTCAGTCAATCAATAGACATCGGCCATGATTCAAAAAATAACAACTGATGGTTGTCTTGCAGTTCATGGAGGACGAGGAGTTTGTGGATACCATCAAAGGCTTCAGCACGGTCAGGAAAGAGCACACCATGTTCACAGATACCAATCTGTAGCGGAACGGAAGTGCGTGCTTTGCTTTTAGGACTGGACGGACTTGGGGGACACATGACACCGGCAGAACAGTTGGTTGTGGCCTGCGGGGACCTCTGTGGAAAAAGAACCGCTGCAACGGAAcatgaccagggctggactggagcaAAAAGTTAGGGCGGGCATTTCCAAACCAGACCGGGCCGCTGCCACTGTAATTTGTATAAATGGATGCAACGCTGTTTGTGAAATACTTTGCATGGGTGGTTTGATGGGTCATTATTTTATAGAGTAACCACCCCACAGCATTCCTGAACTAATGCTCAGTGGAACAGTCAAAATGCTATACCGTTTCAGAGAAGCTTGAAGTAACTGACCACTATTAGTAGGAGGACAGGGCAAAAATCATCAACAGGCCACCggtcaaatgccctgtatgcattATGGCCAATTAAGCAGTGAATATGACATTGGCCCAGGGCTAGACTGGGACCACACAAAGGCCCCAGCATTTTTTGCGCAGCTCCTTCAAAATTGGTCtccagtctctaagaaaatatAAAAAACCCTCAAAGAAACAAtggcatcggcccctgaggactgtcggccatcggggaaatgcccggtatgctagATTACCATGCACGGGTCTGGGACTGCCAGTGCAATAGGTGCACAGCAGATCATTGAACAGCCATGACCGTTCAAGAGACAGTCTCATTCACCCTGGATCTTTCGCATTTATAAAAATGTTTCAATAAGTTGGATATTTTTTTGGATAATGTTCAAATGTCTTCTTTCACTTGGCTGTTTTAAGGCTTCTATTGCTTCAAATAGATGTGAAATCGTGTTCAGTGTCCGTAGGAGTTGACACCAAAATCTCAatgagttgtgtgtgtatattgtgaagTACAACAATTTTCCTATTTTCCAAGCTGGAACAGGATGATTTAATTTGACTAAGTCATTATGAGAACATATGTTCATGTGTACAAGATGGAAACAGAGTTTCGTACAGTCAAaagtttttaaaattttatttagaTCACATGTCCCAGTGCAAACTGGCACAAAACATTTGTACCACTAACAACAATGATATGCTTCCATGACATATACAGAATAAATTAATTATAACACATTACATTGTAATGGGAGACTGACATGATGCATGACAATAATAGAGCAGTAAGGAATGAAGAGGAAAGAATAGCATGTTAAAAATAACAATGATGTCTCTATTTACAAAACTTGTTTCTGTACACAGGCAGCCAATAGAAATACCTAAAAGAGGGACTAGAAATATAAATCTTTAGTTTTGACACCTGGGGATACCCCAGAGACTGCTTGTCATTTCGTTACTTGATTCCATTTGCTCATATAAACACAGACATCGTCTAGATAAAAATAGATTAGCCATGCCATTTTGACTGTACTGTAAGCATTCTGACATGACTTGTCATTTTCTTTGTTTAGCTAATTATCTTTTACATACAGTCCAAAGAAACTGAAGGGGGAAAAGAAAACAGTTTCGATACATTCTGCATTTGATGTTCAATGTTACAGCATTCCTGCCTTGCCTTGCTAACTGTGTTTACCACAGAGCAATACATGATGAAAATTCACGAATATTGATTTCACCAAATTCCATTCAACACCTTTTAAAATGAATTTCCAACATCATACATAAAAATAAAGTTGACTATGTAGCTCATACACGTTTCTTCATCtttaaaatattcattttggaaatcagaaaataataagGTAAAGGTTAAAAATTGTGTACCACTGAATTTTCATCTATTTCTCAtaactttttttgtaaaatgcattttgggaATTTTAGAACATGATCCATGTTTCGTGTTGTTTGCTGAGGAGAAAAACTATGATGCATTGTAAacgtgtttatttttattttttaatctattttttgtttttacagaaAAGGCTCATTGTGCTAGTGAAAAGGGCATGGAGGTAGCTTGAAGGCTTTGCCATGTTAAAACCACCAATAAAGGTTAAAGTAGCACCACACATGCATGTGGTAGCTGGTAAAACTAGGGCCTTTCAAAAGATCATTTTCAAAACTATACAAAATTAAAATGGTACCTTGAAACCATGCAAGTGCAGTATTGCTCCCCAGAAAACAGACTGGCTCATTATCAAGTTTTAACATTCCCAAACTTCATTGTACGTTGCTGAATGTCTGCTTTCAAGGAAAACCCTGTTCGGTTACGTGATCTTTGCTAATGGATGCTAATGCTTGGACCAGAGTGGCGAGCTGCTGTGGTCCAAACAGAGTCCTGAGTGTGTAATGGGACACTCCATAGGCTAGTCTAGTGGGTTTCTCTGCACGGTACAGTACCGGGATCACTTCGCAAGTCCCCACGCCTACCCTCAGGACTCCtttgtggaaaaaaggtttgcgctcctttagattttttttcttccttaagttattttttctttttgttcattcattggcaagcatgatgatGTTTCCACCTCTagggaatctgaggaagaccgagaggtcgaaacgtcatcatgcttgccaatgaatgaataaaaagaaaaaataactttaagaagaaaaaaaatccaaaggagtgttcGAACTTTTTTCCCCACAAATACCGGTATGtaattttttgttcagcaccagggattgtgcacaagtaactatCTACAAGTACCCTCTGGACTCCGCCATTTCCTTTTATCAACGTTATTTCACTTTTCTAAATGATATACGTACGGACACTCATTCCCTCTGTAATCCAACAACCGTTCTTAATAGAAAATATCAGAGAAAGTGCattaagttttttttcttctgcattCAACATTTTCTCAGCCTGAAGACAACAGATGACGAcatcttgggggaaaaaaaagtcaaCTCA encodes:
- the si:ch211-57i17.5 gene encoding usherin, which produces MLTFGPSNSSSTAFTLLPALPLEQEEPTPAGERAGSQGREVPVHRELWFMVVMAGVALVLLGIALGLLLHRTVSRQQPPLERVRPPLESLPLEKRGPKAVSTPSNSYLFDTVPDTTAASNFVTLKGFTLHREEMVDRKVVEEEGGIVTVSSLHLSTLNAQSPNSLHRSISEVIDTKSQEEGKEEPWERQKRYDSGMFMEDEEFVDTIKGFSTVRKEHTMFTDTNL